The following nucleotide sequence is from Pseudomonas sp. RC10.
GAACGGCACCAACGGCTTCCGAACAGTGGCCAGACATTTTGGCATCGACTTCAGTCTCCTTCGACGCTGGGTCGCCAGTTATCGGACTGGCAACAGCATCAAGCCAATGTCGTATGCGCGGCGGTACAGCGAGGATTTCAAGCGCCAAGTCTTGACCTACATGCATGAGCATCGACTTTCGCTACGCCAGACCGCTGCGCATTTTGACCTTGGGCGGTCCTCCCTGATAGGCATCTGGCAACGCCAGTATTACAGTGACAGTCCTGTCACCCCTACTGCCATCCAGCCAGCCGACACGCCCATGAAAATCAAACCCGCCAAACCCACCGACACCAACGATGCACAAAAGCCACGAGAGCAGTTGATGGCTGAACTTGAGTACATGCGCATGGAGAACGCTGTCCTAAAGGAGCTCAAGGCCCTGCGCGAGGAAAAGGAGCGAACACGGGGGAAAAAGTCCTGATCGTCCGCAAACTCAAGCACCGATTCCCATTGCCCGACCTCCTTGAGCTGGTCGGGCTGGCACGCAGCACCTTCTATTACCAGGTCAAGGCTGAGCAGAAACCGGACCGGCATGCGGCGCTCAAGGAACGGGTGCAGCAGGAATATCACAAGCAGAGAGGGCTGTATGGCTATCGGCGTATTGCGCTTGCGCTCAGAAAGGAAGGAACGCTGGTCAACAAGAAGGTCATCGAACGGCTGATGGCCGAACAGGGTTTGCAATCGGTCGTACGGCCCAAGAAATACCGTTCCTACCGGGGGACTGTTGGCAAAATCGCCGCGAACCTGCTGGAGCGTAATTTTCATGCACCCCGGCCAAAACAGAAGTGGGTAACCGACGTCACCGAGTTCAAAGTGGGTCAGCAGAAGCTCTACTTGTCTCCTGTGATGGATTTGTACAACGGCGAAATCATCGCGTACGAAACAGCCAGTCGGCCTTACTACGAATTGGTGGGGAACATGCTCGACAAGGCGTTGGCTTGCTTGGGAGACGCGCCCAAACTGGTCGTTCATTCGGACCAGGGGTGGCACTACCAACAGCCACGCTATCGCCACGCACTCAGCGAAAAAGGCGTGAAGCAGAGCATGTCCCGCAAAGGCAATTGCCTGGATAATGCGGCGATGGAGAGTTTTTTCGGCACGCTGAAGTCAGAGTTTTTCTACCTGAAGCGTTTCGAGAGTGTGGAAGAATTGAAGGTCGGCCTGGATGAGTACATTCATTACTACAACCATGACCGCATCAAGCTGAGGCTCAATGGCATGAGTCCTGTTGAATACAGGACTCAGGCTGCGGCGTAAACTGTCCAACTTTTGGGGGGCAGTTCAGGATTGGCGAAACCCTGGACGCTCGCGGCTGGCACCTGAGCGTTGTTGATTCTGGCAGAGGGCTGCGGGACTGACTGGCACGGTCCAGGCTCTTGATTCTGGCCGAAGGCCGTAGGAGCTGGCTTGCCTGCGATCTGTTGCGAAGCGACAGCAGAATCAGAGACCTCTGTTGTATCTGACA
It contains:
- a CDS encoding IS3 family transposase (programmed frameshift), which produces MIKYTEQFKLTAVTAYLNGTNGFRTVARHFGIDFSLLRRWVASYRTGNSIKPMSYARRYSEDFKRQVLTYMHEHRLSLRQTAAHFDLGRSSLIGIWQRQYYSDSPVTPTAIQPADTPMKIKPAKPTDTNDAQKPREQLMAELEYMRMENAVLKELGPARGKGANTGEKVLIVRKLKHRFPLPDLLELVGLARSTFYYQVKAEQKPDRHAALKERVQQEYHKQRGLYGYRRIALALRKEGTLVNKKVIERLMAEQGLQSVVRPKKYRSYRGTVGKIAANLLERNFHAPRPKQKWVTDVTEFKVGQQKLYLSPVMDLYNGEIIAYETASRPYYELVGNMLDKALACLGDAPKLVVHSDQGWHYQQPRYRHALSEKGVKQSMSRKGNCLDNAAMESFFGTLKSEFFYLKRFESVEELKVGLDEYIHYYNHDRIKLRLNGMSPVEYRTQAAA